The sequence TTGGGATCTTTCATCTTAAGTACAGCTGCTCGTACCATCATCCGCTGCTTCTTGTTCTGAGAAGGTCAGAGAATAAAGAATTAGGAATAGTGCTGTTGTTCTAGGATAAACAGGGGAACAGATATAATCTATGGTATCACACATTTCTCTTTGTAGTTCAGGTTTCTGGGACTTCTAAATGTGTTCAAAGAACTCCCCcaggaaagagaaataaattcATCCGTtcttttcaaagtgctttacaaacgtTAATCACTCCACACCACCCTATAAGGTCCATTTTAAAAGTGAGTTAAGCAGTGGCTctgaatctttccagactactgtacccctttcaggaatctgatgtGTCTTACACACCCCCAAGttccctcacttaaaaactacttgcttagaaaatcagacataaaaatacaagtgtcacagcacattattactgaaaaattgctgactttcccatttttaccatataattataaaataaatcaactggaatctacatattgtacttacatttcactgcaatataaacaagtcattgtctgttatgaaattttagtttgtactgactttgctagtgctttttatgtagcctgttgtaaaactaagcaaatatctagatgagttgatgtacccccggaagacctctgtgtacccctaaGGGTACGCATACCCTTGGATGAGAACCattgaatcacagaatatcagggctggaagggacctcaggaggtcatctagtccaaccccctgctcaaaggaggaccaatccccaactaaatcatcccagccagggctttgtcaagcctgaccttaaaaacctcaaaggaaggagattccaccacctccctaggtaacgcattccagtgcttcaccaccctactaacgaaaaagtttttcctaatattcaacttAAActtccctcactgcaacttgagaccattactccttgttttgtcatctggtaccaagaacagtctagctccatcctctttggaacccactttcacgtagctgaaagcagctatcaaatcccccctcattcgtctcttctgcagactaaataatcccagttccctcagcctctcctcataagtcatgcacTCCAGCCCCCTaaaaatttttgttgccctccacaggactctctcaaatttttccccatccttcttgtagcgtggggcccaaaactggatacagtactccagatgaggcctcactaaggccgaatagaggggaatgatcacgtccctcgatctgctggcaatgctcctacttatacagccccaaaatgccgttagccttcttggcatcaaCGGCACACTGTttacttatatccagcttctcgtccactgtaacccctaggtccttttctgcagaactgctgcctagccactcagttcCTAGTCTTttaacagtgcatgggattcttccgtcctaagtgcaggaccctgcacttttccttattgaacctcatcagatttcttttggcccaatcctctaatttgtctgggtccctctctatcctatccctactctccaacatatctaccactcctcccagtttagtgccatctgtaaacttgctgagggtacaatccacaccatcttccagataaCTAATGAAcgtattaaacaaaaccggccccaggaccaacccttggggcactccacttgatcccAGCTGAAACATTCCTTTAAATTAATTGGTCAGacaacattttccacagaaagaaaGTGACTCCTGAGGAGCCAACCATAAAGTCTGGATTCTACCTATTGTCTCAAGCCCATAACAGTTGGGAATGTGATGCATATTAGAATGGTGTTAGCCAGGTGTTCTTAAGGATGGTAATAGCGTCTTACCTTCTTCAGCTCCCTCTTCCGGGCCTCCTTTCCTGCAGAGGAGAGAAATGACTACTGGAGTCCTGTTTCTTAACAGCTTGTGATCAAAAAGCCAAATTTTATCCACCCCCACTTTTACAGTCTTGGATATTCGATTAGAAACAATCATATTTCATACCCATTACAGAAGAAAGACGACAACAGATGGCCATACTGGCAACCCCACTCCTCCAAAAGCAGAGATATTTCTATACACAACCACCTAATCGATGTAACAAGTTCGGGACTAAGCAGTCTTTTGGAAACAAGACCGTATGAATTTAATGCTCACTAAATGATTAACACCTTAGAAACTGAAATATTCTATGTACAGAAtagaaacaacattttttttaaaaaaatctacatttttgaCAAACTTAAAACATTGCTAATAATAACCAGCTGAAGTACTTGATAGTGAGAGTTGATCTTTTTGCTTGTTTCGAGATGCTTATCTGACCATCAGAATCTTAGTAATTACATTAATACAGGAGGAATAGATATGTGTAGTCGTTTCCTCCTCTAACTACACAATGCTTGTGGAATCTGACCTGACTCCCAACCAGCTTTCATTCCATCTTTATCTCAGATGAATTAACCATGCTTACAACAATAAATTTAGTGGATACTTACGGGCCTGGTCTGTAGGGTTCATGAACTTCCCACTCTTGGTGGAGGATGTTGATCTCCGCCCCATtttgaccaatttttttttattgcttctttaaaccagggggaaaaaaaaaaaaagacacctgaaaaagaaaaagccacATCACACACCATATGTAGTAGTCTGCATACTCcaattccttctcttccccccgcaTTAGTGCTTGTTTTCCCAGAAACTCAAATGTCTATCGCCTCCCTAAATCCCAGCTCTCAAGAATGTACAGAATGCCACTGCAAACTCAGGCAAACATACAAAGATGCACAAACACACCATTTTGTCAGCAAATGACTACTGCATCTCATTCATTTCAATaagcaaatgaaaaatataaTGTATTTACTAGGGTTTTGCACACTTTGTTGCTTCTGTAATCAGAGTAGAGCCCTGCAACTCAACCTAAGCCCAACACAACTACAAGTGTCAGGCCCAGGTCGGGTGTGAAAACAGCCAGACCCTCCTGGGCTCATGTCTGCTCTGCAATGGGGTCAGCACAGCAGCGGCTGCATGCTCtgctcctggtggccaccaccaTCTCGCTGCACTGTGTGAACTGCAAAGTGAGCATGCTGAACAGTCCAAGTgcctgtcattctgcagctcacACACTGCAGCAGGATGGCccacagctgctgcagctccaacAGCATGGGCAGGAGGAGAACAGCAGGGCTGATTCAGGTTTGGGGACGAATGTCAGGGTTGGGTTGGAAAATTACTCAATCCTCTAGGGCTTGGTCAGCTGGGTTCAGGCAGTAGGCCTGAGCAGACTTGTAGGGCAGAGCTCATTGCAAACACCATGGGCTCCTTgcattcctccctctccccttgcaCCAACTCCTTGTATGCCATCATCTCATCCCtttctatttcagggactccctgaaACACTCCCAACCTCATGACAGGATCTCCAAGTGCCGTCCAATCCTCCCACTGCAGGGTTCTCGATTCTCCCCCTCACCAGGGGTTCAGTGTGATCTCCCATTTCACCCCCATTCCAGGAGTTCTGTGTCCCACGTTCCCCCTTCCCTCATAACAGGGTTCCCCCTTCTTTGCACAGTTCTTCTCCACTGGCCTACATGCCACGGCTCTGTGTCCCCCTACTCTCCCCCCTTTATTACTGCTCTTCTTCTTGTCTGGGAGATAAATCACTCAGGATGTCAACATCAAATTCTATTGGGAGGATGGACAGAGAAGAGATGGTGTATTGTTATGTTGCAAGGTGTTAGCTTCATCGATGAGTTATTTAATCTGTAAACAACTACAGAGGTACCTGAAGCTGTGGGCAGCTctgctaaatcaatggcagaatcTCTGCATGTCCCCTTTCCCCTTCCTCAAAATCAATAGTGTTCTTCTGCCCACTGATATCTAGAACATTCTTTGAAATTTTAGAATTGATCCGATGTTCAAAAGTTAGTGTGTTCCATTAAACAACTATCCAAATGGAAACATGACATCCAGTTGAATCTAAGGCTGCACAAGCTCTATCGTCCTGCTGCAGCCTACCACGTATACCTCTCTGTACACTCTTTCCATACATCCCGTACTAATCACTTCTCTATCACAAGGATACAAGTTTATCATCTGCTCTCCTTTACGTGAAGAGTCTCAAAAATGTGCATTGTTGAACATCTGGATTTAGAATTTTTCTTCATAAATTGTGTCTCTAGTACAAAGTGTGAAGATCTGTCATCATACTAACCTTTCCTCTTTTTATGCAAGTGCTCTAATTTGATTATCTGGAGCTATAAAGTTTGGATATGAAGACATGCTAGCTTGTGTCTAATGAAACTTCGAATCATCTGCCATATAATGATAATTATAATCAAATGATTGCCCTTAAGGTACTGAGCAGTGCACTAATGTGGCATTAGGTGCCCTGAGTATGTGAGCAGATTGGACCCTTACTGAAGAGCTACGAATGATTGCATTCAATATACTGGTTAATTCagcatttgtaaaatgcttttatCTGTACTGTCTGGCTATAAAGCGCCGTAACAGCCATGCTTACAACTAAAGCAGTCTAGATTGTGTGTTCACTGATAAAATAAGCCATCTCTTATGGACAGTTAAGGCAACACGAGTTTGATTTCTCAGACCATTCTTTCTCTAGCCAGGAACGCTACAGGGCAGGGAATTAACAGATTTATCTCTCTCACATAAGGGTCCCAAACTCTGCATTTCTCAGGTATGTAATAGTGAGATCGCCTCCCCCACCATCCCGCTTCGAAAACCCTGAGGACACCAGACGCTCGGGCCATTAACTTGTTGGTAGCCGTAACCCCACCTTGTCTCGATACAGGACAGCTGGGTACGAGCCCCTTCCCTGTACAGACTCCAGGCCTACAAGACATAAGGTCCGAGCCAACAGTGAGCATGAGACACAGATGCGGCTGGGAACAAGCCCTTGCTCTGCTGACCACAACCGGCTTCATGCCGctacctgcccccacccctagccACCCGGCTCCCACCGCCTGAAAACTTCCCCGGCATTGCGGCTCCTTCCCCCAGAGCCGCCAGCCTGGGCCGGGCCTGTGTGCGCCTGGGGGCCGGCAGAACCCCACCTCCTACAGCTCCGCGataacaccccctccccctctctcccccgcgGCCCGGCAAgcccctgggctgctcctctcccccgagagggggagggggagaaagacgagggcagagaagcagcccagggacccGCAGGAGCACCGCCAGCGAGCGGTCGGTCGGTCTCCCGCCCTACTCTGCTCCTCTCACCCCTCTGAAGGGCGGGAGCCGAGCTCCTCTGCCTCGCTGCGGGGCGGTGGTTTCTACGCTGTACCCCCAGCTCCTCGCCTCTTCGGCATCGCCGCCATCTTGAATGGTCGCGGGCGGGACTCGCGCGCCACTTCCGCCCCGGAACCACCGGTTGGGCGCGAGAGTCTTAGAGGTGCCGGAAATCGGCCGCCGGAGCGTCGCCCTCCCCGGGCCGCTCTAGAACAGACCTCCTCAGGCTCGATGGTGCGGCGGAAGGAGGGAAGCGGGCTCTGCCGACTATTAGCCCAGTCGCCCGAGAGGGGGATCACGTGAGGCTGCAGTGGAAAGGGGCGGTAACAGCGGAGGAGGGGGCGTGTCCCAGCTCTGGGCACGCCGCGAGGCTGCGCGGGCCGACAGGCGCCGACGGACTGGGGGCGGGGCTGCTTATGCCCCGCCTCCGGCTCCCGGGGTTACCAGGCTGCGTGACCTTCTCTGAGCTCCCctcgccccctgccccgcccctcctgctGTCACGCGCCCTGCTCGCCGCCTCGGCTCTCGCGCAGCTTCTGCCCCCAGGCTGTGCTCGGTGCCCTGGTTGGGCGCCTTTGCCCTGCACCGCCTCTGCTGTTTTCCCAGCGCGTGATCCCGGGCTTCGCTGAGTCCTCTGCTTCTCTGGCCCTTCGCACCAGGGGAAAGTGCTTTTGGTTTaatccagccagccccagcttcGGTGTAGACACGGGCTGCGCCGATCGGAGGCGTTCTCCTgccagcgtagttaatccacctccggAGACGCGAGGtccagggaagaattcttccatcgacctagggCTGTGTACACTGGGCTGTGGAttttcactcccctgagtgaCACAACTGGGTCAACCTAACCttttagtgcagaccaggcctaaattGCAGGCACCAGATAGGCCTCCTGCTGGTTTCCTGCGCTTCTGATTTCTCCCTTCTCTGCTCCTACCGCCTAATATGTCCTGCCCATTCCAGGCCAGCACTTCCAGTGCCCACATGtgcttttttccctctcttgCCCCTGGTGCAGGCTAAATGTAGCTACATGTCATATTACCAACTCCACCCAGTCAAGAATCATGAGTCAGTTCTCCCACACACCCCCAAAAATCTtgagattggtttaaaatataaaatattgggTTCTTTTGATTTGCCTTATAGTTTTTGAACTTTATGCTGCACTTAAATAACTTTTTCATCCTTTCCTCCGAAGCCATAAGCACTAAAGCcttctttgttttaaagctgaaattcttACATAATTACATATtttcaggagctgggactttaagaaaaacaccaaatgttACAAGACTTGGCAGTACTGTTACATGGCAAGATGCTTTAAATGCTAGTAGCCACTTGTACCCTGATCTGCTCTCATCTTTGCTGCTAATAGGGAAGCTGAACTAATAGCAACATGGGGAAAAttttaccaaaaaataaaatcctagtGGTTACAACTATAATCgccatcctttttttttcccccagtcctCTCACAGGTACTTCCAATCTCTGTCATATGCCCTTTGTCCCTTCTTCATTCTCTCCCAAtgacttttccttccttcctctccatccagggttaggttgacctaactactgTGGTCAGGGCATACATTTTTTCACAGCCCAAAAAAACATTAAattttagtaaggggccaacagtccccttacaaataaaaataaccacCCAAATTATACTTTTGTTGGATTTAGAAAGAAGAATTTGGTAAATGTCTGGGCTAATTTACAGTTGACTTTAGCCTGTTTCAAGGTAAAGCACAAGGTTCCTCCTGTCTGGTTTATCTGCATATACCTCTGTGAGGTAGCTGCCTCATCTGGATCATGCAGGACTGCTGACCTGCCACAGGCCTCTGTGAGGTCACTGCCCCCATGCTCCGTATTCTGTGGGACAGCTTGCTTGCCACAACCTCTGATAGGAGTATTTCACAGAGATGAGCTCcctcttctcccttctccttccccagtgGATTTGTCTTTCCTTCTTTCCCACCATTGTCAAGGAAATATAGAAAGGTGAATGAAATTTTCTTTGTCtttacatttttataatttttactgGGGATTTCCTAATGGTTTATGGGGGTTTGTCTCCCGAGATAGATTGCTATATGTGTGTTTTTAGGTCCTCCCAATGCCCTTTTGCTGAATGGATCAGACAAACTGAAGTGTACACAACTGCATTGTCTTCTAGGGCTGCAGCCTACATAGAAAATGAGACCTAGAAAAGGGAAGGACaagagagaaaagggaagagggatttaaagagaaggaggggagatagagggagaagaaaagattaaaaagtgGAAAAAGAGAATGGGAAGGGGATGAAAAGAGAAGGAGCTACTCTGCTACAATGTCCCCAATATAGTAGTTTTTCACAGATATGAGCCAGTTATTACTATTATAGAAAACCACTGTTAAGTATTAATGAATATTTCTGAATTGTTTGGTAACAATATCATATTTGTGGAGTATGAAAAGATGGACCTGTGTACAGCCCTGGAATCTtgttcttagcatatgcacaacgtgcctcaggtggcatgtgaccagatTTCATCGCCGAATTGGGTCTGCTGGTtgaatcattagcttccctggcccgGGCCAGGTAATGATGGGGAGCGTGAGATGAACACTGATCTATAAATGATAATATATATATGCAGAGCAATTTATATATGGCATCCTATAATAGAGATTGTAATCTTTCCCTTAGTAAGTACTGTGAATTATGTAGATGTGGTTTGATTTTTGAGATAGAAGGAACACGTACATATGCACTAAATCAGCCACACACAGGAAGGAGAACTCTCAAAACCTATAATGTATATTTctaattcattttaaattacaATTTTTTGCAAAGaacaaagcaaagaaacaaaTCACAGCAtgtcagagaaagagagagaatacaaATCAAACTTTCTGCTCTAGCCTTTTGTTTACAAAATATGTGAGTTAAGGACATTTAATTTTGTGCTATTCCTGTAATGATGTATGAAACTCAGAACGGTATTGAACAAGCCCTCCGTATGCTCACATCACTATCATGTGAATcactttaaaggaaaataaaataaaatagcataACAAGTCCTATGATTTATAGGCCaacgatcctgcaaacacttttgcaTGTATATAGTCCCAATGACCCTAATGGGACTACACACTTACACAAGGTTAATTACATGTGTGTTTATAGGAGCAGGGCCATAATGAAGATACAAAAAGTATAGTAAGAGATACTGTAGATAAACCCCCCTGGAATACTAGAGCCAACTTATCTTTACTACAGGGTTTAGGGAATTTTCCAAACCAAAATCTGTCAGGATTAGAATTTATTTTAAGATGGGCACTCCAAACTGGCTCCACCAAACTGGTCCAATAGTTACAGGAAATGGCAGTTAAATATTCTTTGATCTTCCCCTATAAAGGTTACTGAAATAAGGTGCATCTACATTGGAAAAGATTTGCCAATATACTTATAGCAGCAAgccctcctagtgtagatgcatcttatttcagcaaaaacatttattttattttattttattttattgccagTATAATTACATCTCCACTAGGGTTCTTGTGGTAtagaaatgtcatttaaaaatcaTGTCCCTAACTGACATTACTAATCCAGCAAAAGTGTCTCATGTTAACCTGGCCTTTTTCCAGACTGTAGAAATTAGTGATagttatgatgatgatgatttttgtaCTTTGAGCATTTGGAAGTGGATTGGAAATAACCAACTTGGTTCACACAAGCTACCATACATCTGGAGCAGGTACTGTCATACACTACCTACTTGTAGTGGGCTTGAACCAATTTTTCTGTGCCAATGTCCTGAGCCATCAAGGCCCCCATTTTCATGGCTATCTTATGTGCTGCTAAAAAAGAAGTAAGAGCACTCACTCTACCATAAAGAATCAGAAAAGTTAATATAAGCATAACTGGTGTGGTCATTGTGACAGCCAGAGAGAACATTAAAagccatttatttaattttacatttcaCCATAGATGTTACTTCAGTTATGGCACGCTGATATTTTTCTGAGGCTGCCTTAAATTCGACCAGATGCTCCTCATAACTTTTAACAATTCCCAGAAGTTGATCCCTCTCAACTGCTCCCAGGATGGCCTGGAGGATCATGTCAATACCTAGCCCAAGAATGGCAACACCAATACCTCCAAGAACAGAAGCACCAATCTGGGCTAGCAGAGTGACCAGCTTATTAACAGCAATAATTATCATATTTGAGccgattagttttacagctaccATACCAGCAATGGAAGTAGCTTCTCCTAGAACAATCGAAAAAACTTTGTGTGCTATTGCAATTTTCTCCATCTCTGGCTCTTTGATATCATAAAGCTTTTGGTACAGCATTGGCTCCAGCATTTCCTTCATTTCTTTGTCAATCTTCCATACTTCCTGTTGGATCTCACTCATGGCTTGGATGATAATGTCACAGTTTTCCTTGATTGTGCCACCCTTTTCCATCTTAATCTGGGCAATTGTACACCCCAAGTGTGCATTCAGTACTGCAATCAGTTCATCCGTGGCATGGAAATTAACCAACATGCAGTCCAGCAGCTCCTGGTGCAGACGGATCACTTCTTGACGTCTCTTCGGGTTATCTGGGTAGAGGAGGTCACTCAGAGCCATTcttcagagaagagctgcagagagaggaaaaataaggTTTGTTACCATCTTTAAAACCCAGAACACTAGAAGGGGACTGGATTGCATTGGGAACTGGGATACAGAGCCTCTAGGTCAGTGATTCACTTTAGACCCAACAAGTCAAATCCAGAGGTGTGACTCAATTTGTCTTGAAGTAGTCTTAAAATGACATAATTTACAACTTCTGTATCTGTCCAACATATACATTACACCACAATAGACTTCCTTAAACTTTTACCTGCTTAGCATTGTGAACTGACATCACCTTTGAATTTAGCCCAATGAATGAATCTGACTGACTGCAAGGGAATTTGAGTAGGTGTAAATCATGCCACCAATGGTCTAGAAGAGAGGAGTGTATCAAAAAAAGCAGCTCACAGATCAGTGTTATCACATGTTTAAGGTAAAGTAGGCCTGTCCTTCCTGTAGCTTATTCCTTCTTCCGGCTCTTTGGTCCATACATTAAACTGACTTGAATCCCTTACACTTATTCACATATTAGCAAGTTGGTATAAAATAAGTCTAAGGGAATCTGAGAAAGTCGAAGTCAAAACCTTGttctacacacagtttttctaACAGTGTAATAATTTCGCATTACCAAAATAGTTATGACAGTAAAACcactagtgtggacacaattataCTAGTATAAAGGTGCCATGTAGCAGTATAGTTAGGCTTGGCAGGATTGGATAACAATGGATAGATGTTGCTAAACATTTCTTTCAGCTgacgcactgaaatcaatgaaaaaataGCCATTGGTAACAGCGCACGTGCAGtttcccctcccctacccccaccctgtGGCCCCAGGGATCAGGTGTGATTGGCTCTGTGGCAGTGAAGAAAGCCCTTTGCAGCCCCGCTGTCACAGCCCTGCTGTCACACCAGCTGGAAGTGCTGGGTCTGCGAGTCTCTTCTCTGCCCCAACAGGCCTGCAGCCTTTCCTGCACCTGGCCTCTCCAGGATTCGGGTGTCACGAGTCCTGTAGCAACaaagggagccctctgcagccctgctaTCAGGGTTCCCTGCGCCACTTCAGGGCTGGTGTCGGTAACACCTAATCCCTGCAGTCACACAGTGTGAGGAAGACTGCGGTTCTGGTGGGACAGAGCAGAGTCCCAGCCAGGCCTGCAAGGAGGAGTTGCCCCCAAGCGCCCATCCCCATGCAGGAGCCATTCAGAAGTAGGGTGGCCTCCCCCACACAGCTGAGAGCTCATCCTCCTCTTTGCAGCCCTGGCCAatggtctctgctctgccctgccaggactACAGTCTTCCCCACACTTTGCGCCTACAGAGATGGGGTGTCACCGGCCTCACAGCTACCTCATAGAGGTAGCGCTCTGCAGTCCTGCTGTCCTGGCCCCACTCACTCACCAGCCAGAAGTGCAGAGGTTATCTGGGGCAGAAACTGTTCAGCAGCACCCTGTGGCTTGGGCCTCGTCCTCCTTGCAGGTCCAGGGATCTCTGCTCTGGCTGGCCAGGACCACAGCATCCCTCACACCTTATGTATGGGTGTATTGGGCCCCTCGACTGCATagggagccccctgcagccctgctgtcagcACTGCCCTAACCCCAACCCTATCCCCCCTTCATTCCTGTAACTGTAAGaataaacattttttgaaaaaaatcaaaatcaatattgttgaaattgaaaaaaaataaatattgaat is a genomic window of Lepidochelys kempii isolate rLepKem1 chromosome 1, rLepKem1.hap2, whole genome shotgun sequence containing:
- the SMCO3 gene encoding single-pass membrane and coiled-coil domain-containing protein 3, which produces MALSDLLYPDNPKRRQEVIRLHQELLDCMLVNFHATDELIAVLNAHLGCTIAQIKMEKGGTIKENCDIIIQAMSEIQQEVWKIDKEMKEMLEPMLYQKLYDIKEPEMEKIAIAHKVFSIVLGEATSIAGMVAVKLIGSNMIIIAVNKLVTLLAQIGASVLGGIGVAILGLGIDMILQAILGAVERDQLLGIVKSYEEHLVEFKAASEKYQRAITEVTSMVKCKIK